Proteins encoded in a region of the Rutidosis leptorrhynchoides isolate AG116_Rl617_1_P2 chromosome 9, CSIRO_AGI_Rlap_v1, whole genome shotgun sequence genome:
- the LOC139865712 gene encoding uncharacterized protein: MNRVASRERRASASASHQDTTLVTLSPSAKRRRTGQIPPSSAQQGAGPSSSQQQITLPNLDTNMLSSLLKGSPHSYEDFMTFLNAMVCPSLAQFFSSLSDADAKKVKAQSIILNLASGLNDLQRLSELQNNEVTTNKELSAEKEKVARTE, translated from the exons atgaatcgagttgcctctagagaacgtcgtgcctcgg ctagtgcatcacaCCAAGACACTACATTAGTGACTCTTtcgccttccgccaagaggagaagaactggtcaaattcctccgtcatccgctcaacaaggagctggccctagttcttctcaacaacaaattacgcttcccaatcttgacacaaatatgctttcctcccttttaaaaggatcaccacactcgtacgaagatttcatgacttttttgaatgccatggtgtgtccttcactagcccaattctttagcagcctatctgatgcagatgccaagaaggttaaggcacaaagtatcattctgaaCCTTGCTTCTGGCttaaatgaccttcaacgcctatctgagttgcaaaacaatgaagtcactacaaataaggagctatctgcCGAAAAGGAGAAAGTAGCCAGGACTGAATAA